The following nucleotide sequence is from Halobacillus mangrovi.
CTGATGGGAGAACCGGTGATTTGTCTTGTGGGAAAAGAGGCAGCGGAAATTTTCTATGACAATGACAAATTCAGGAGAGAAGACGCTGCGCCGAAACGAGCGGAAAAAACTCTGTTTGGCGAAGGCGGCGTGCAGGGACTGGACGGAGAAGCGCATCTGAATCGCAAAAAGATGTTCATGTCGTTAATGACGAAGGAATCGCTGGAAGAGGTCCGCTCGCTGACAGGGAAAGCTTTGAAGCTTGCTATGAGGGATCTCAATAAGGAAGAGCCGTTCAAAGTTTACGATGAAGCTAGGAAAGCCATGACGAGGGTGGCCTCTGCGTGGACAGGCGTGCCGATTTACGATGAGGAGCTTGACGAGTGGGCGGAAGAGTTAAGCGATATGTATGAATCTCCTACAGCTGTAGGATTCAAGCATTGGAAAGGCCGAAGATCCCGTTCGAAAGCGGAGAAATGGATCGAGGACCTCGTTAAGAAAGTACGTAAAGGGAAGCTTGCTACCTCGAAAGACCGGGCGCTTTATCAGTTTTCGTGGCATCGGGATGAGAATGGAGATCTTTTAGATAAACATACAGTGGCTGTAGAGCTTCTGAATTTGCTCCGTCCGATGGTTGCGATTTCTGTCTATATTGATTTTCTTGTTCTAGCCATTCATGAACATCCTGAAAAAGTGGAAAAAGTTCGTACGGGTGATGAAAACGAGCTGCAGTATTTCATTCAGGAAGTCCGTCGTTACTATCCGTTTTTTCCGTTTGCCGCAGCACGTGTGGATAGAAACTTTACGTGGGATGGATACGCATTCAAACAAGGCACGTTGACGCTGCTTGATTTATATGGAACCAATCATCACCCTGAGCTCTGGGAAAACCCAAAACTTTTTAAGCCGGAGCGTTTCCAATCGTGGGACGGTCATCCGTTTGACTTCATTCCTCATGGAGGAGGCGAATTTGAAATCGGTCACCGCTGCGCTGGGGAGTGGCTGACCATTGAAGTGTTAAAGGAGACGTTGGATCATTTCGTTAACCGGATTTCCTTTGAAGTGCCCGAGCAAAACCTAGGGTTCAGTTTAAAAGAAATTCCGAGCATACCAAAGAGTGAAGTGAAAGTGACAGGAGTTCAATCATAGATGGGTAAAAAAGCCATGGAGGCAGTATCTCCATGGCTTTTCTATCTTATTGATAATTGATGATCGCAGGATTCGGGTCGAGCTTCAATACTTCCTCCGCACTTAAAACCGGCTCATCCTTTTTGTAAAAGACTTTAAATCCGCCATATTGGACGGCTTCATTACGCACAAATTTTCTGTACAGGGACATCTTCGTCGAAGACGGTCCCCAGCCATCATAATTCAGCGCAACTTCAACGTTGTCCGTCGGCTTGATCGCTTCTTTATTGGTCAAGGCTTCATCCATGAACTGGTGGACGAGGACGATTTTGTCCGGCAGGTTTTGTTCTTCAACCATCTTGGAAATATACTCAACGGCTTCTTGAACCTCTCTGCCGTTGACTTGTCCAAGATTGATCCCCGGCGTCTCTCCTTCACCAACGTGGAACTCTGTATCAATCGCAAGGTGAACATAAGGCAGCTTCAGCCACTTTTCAATCAGCTTAACCTGGTTTAACACCGAGTCCGTCCCGAGCTGGATATCGAGCATTAACAGGGCATCGTGTTCCTTCGCAAGTTTGGCATACTCATCAATTTGCTCTGGAGAGGTCCTATGATAGTATTTTCCCTCAGGACCAGGGTTACGCTGCGCCACGGTTGAGATCAATTCAATCGTCGGAATCGCTGGGCGTTCAGGATCTGCGTTGGAGTAAGCTTTTGTTTGTTCTTTCAGATTTTTCATCAAAGCTTCTGGTTCCATTTCACCGAGAATACCCATGTTTGTCGAATTCGGGTGACCGTAATACATCACGAGTCGGTGATCCTTAAGTGGCCCGTCGGTTTGATCTTTAGCCCCATTAACAAGCGTTTCGCCGACGGGAATCATCCGCTTGCGCTTGCCTCCATGGGCTTCAACGACCGGCATTTTCTCAAGTTCTTCTTCGGTCATTTTTTCTTTGAGAGGGTTAGCGTCTTCATCGGGCTTGACCGCTTTGTAGGGCTGCGGAGGCTTTTCCTCTTTCTCTCCTTCTTTCTTATCTTTTGCTGCTTCCTCTGATTGAGAGGTCTTGTCCTCGTTGTCATTTGTGGAGGAGGTCGTTTCTGAGCAAGCTCCTAAAAAAGAGATTACTAGAAAGATAGATATAAACAGGATTGCCTTTTTCATGGTGTTCACTTCCTTTATGTATGGTTTTACCAAAGTGTCTCAGTTTCTAAAATAAGGGTGAAAAGGAATACTCTAGAAGTTTAACATATCCTTTTTTTGCCATATACCAATTTGACTCAAATGAAGAAAAAGCATTAAACGCTAAAACCCCTCTCCTTTGCTTCAGGAGAGGGGTTCGGCTGATCATATTGATGATTTTGTCTTACTCGTAATACAGCTGTCCCTGATCATCCACATAGACAGACTTAATCATCGTACGTTGAAAAGGTTCCTTGTCATAGGTTCCGTGAATATCCATGGTCATGTTATAGATGCCTTCACCAAGGTTTGGAAGCTTGAAGGTATCCTCTGTTTTCTTGCTTGCTTTCACTTTTCCTTGCTTCAGTTTGCCGTTTTTATAATATTCGATGGTCATATCTGTTTTCACTTTCAGTTTTTGATCCTTTATTTTAACCTTCATGTCGTCTTCTGCCATCGTCGTGCTGAGTAGATCATTTAATGGGCTATCAAAAGAGATATTTAACAGGTAATGGTCTTTTTGAGGCGACTTTGCCTGAAGGGTCCACTCTCCGGCGCCAGGGTTTTCGATCGTAAGCGTATGGTGATAGGCGCCTTGTAGATAGGTTGTTTCATCTTGATCGGTTGAAAAATGCGTGTAGGTCGTTTGATCAGGGGAAACAAGTGTTAGGTTTGTTGCCGCTTGGTCACTCGACCAGTTGACCGTGATCGCTTCGACCCCTTTTTCTACATCGATTGTTTCTTCGGTTGTCCCTGTGTATTCACCACCGCTTACGTAATTACTTGCCTGCATCTCTTTCTGATCACTCGCTCCTAAGCTTGCGGCCTGGAGGTTGGCAAAAGAATAGACACTTTCACTTAAATAATTTTTGAAAAGGTTGAACGTGGAAGAACCTTCTTTGATCGTTGTGTGATTCCAGTCGCCAACCTTAATTTCGTTCGCGTATTCGAGCCTAGAGCTTTTTACGGTGACGGCACCATCGTTACTGCCATACGCTCTCAAATATAAGCCACCCCAGTAGAGTGAACTTCCGAAACTGCCCCATTTCGTTCCGCCCATGGTGTAGATCGGCGTTTGATAGACGTTCGGCTGATTGTCTGTCTCAGAGCGGAAATAGCTCATATAGCCGGTTTGCAGCGAATAGGTCGCATCGTTTTTGCTTCCAAGAATACCGGCTAACCAGCCTGCCCAGCTGCTATAGGCGAGATCGGCTAATTGAGAGCCCTGATAAGGCGTAGACAAAGTAATCATTCGTTCGATATAAGGGGCGGCTCCGTAATGGACGAGCGCTGCTTGGGTATCAATTCCGCCTTTACTATGTGCGACGACCACCACTTTTTCTCCAAAGTGCGCATACATTTCTTTCACTTTTTCTGCTAAAAGTGCGCCGTTGTCCCACATGTTTTTGTCAGGGTATAAATCGATGAAGGCTGTTTCGTAGCCGTTTTGGTAAGCAGTGGTGTACATATTGTTATTTTCATACCATGTTTCAGATGAGCTGTTGAGGCCGTGGACAAATAGAATTGGAAGTTTGGGGTCAGAAACCGAACCGGGAGTTTTTCCGAGATACCACTGTCCTGGAGTTCCTGATGAACCATCTTTGATGGAACCTGCATAACTAATTGGTGGGGCGAAAAAAAGCAAGACAATAAATACTACGAACCACTTCTTTAGCTTTACCATTTCCTATCTCCTCTACTTCGTATTAGGGAGATCATGAGGCTTGTCTAAGAGGGCTTCCCATCTATATTATCGGGGGAGTGGGCAGGTTAGTCCAAGTCTTTTTCAAAAACAGG
It contains:
- a CDS encoding cytochrome P450, whose product is MAEQRSMPKESGADHTLQQLQEGYQFILNRSHTFHSNVFETMLMGEPVICLVGKEAAEIFYDNDKFRREDAAPKRAEKTLFGEGGVQGLDGEAHLNRKKMFMSLMTKESLEEVRSLTGKALKLAMRDLNKEEPFKVYDEARKAMTRVASAWTGVPIYDEELDEWAEELSDMYESPTAVGFKHWKGRRSRSKAEKWIEDLVKKVRKGKLATSKDRALYQFSWHRDENGDLLDKHTVAVELLNLLRPMVAISVYIDFLVLAIHEHPEKVEKVRTGDENELQYFIQEVRRYYPFFPFAAARVDRNFTWDGYAFKQGTLTLLDLYGTNHHPELWENPKLFKPERFQSWDGHPFDFIPHGGGEFEIGHRCAGEWLTIEVLKETLDHFVNRISFEVPEQNLGFSLKEIPSIPKSEVKVTGVQS
- a CDS encoding esterase/lipase family protein, translated to MVKLKKWFVVFIVLLFFAPPISYAGSIKDGSSGTPGQWYLGKTPGSVSDPKLPILFVHGLNSSSETWYENNNMYTTAYQNGYETAFIDLYPDKNMWDNGALLAEKVKEMYAHFGEKVVVVAHSKGGIDTQAALVHYGAAPYIERMITLSTPYQGSQLADLAYSSWAGWLAGILGSKNDATYSLQTGYMSYFRSETDNQPNVYQTPIYTMGGTKWGSFGSSLYWGGLYLRAYGSNDGAVTVKSSRLEYANEIKVGDWNHTTIKEGSSTFNLFKNYLSESVYSFANLQAASLGASDQKEMQASNYVSGGEYTGTTEETIDVEKGVEAITVNWSSDQAATNLTLVSPDQTTYTHFSTDQDETTYLQGAYHHTLTIENPGAGEWTLQAKSPQKDHYLLNISFDSPLNDLLSTTMAEDDMKVKIKDQKLKVKTDMTIEYYKNGKLKQGKVKASKKTEDTFKLPNLGEGIYNMTMDIHGTYDKEPFQRTMIKSVYVDDQGQLYYE